The Phoenix dactylifera cultivar Barhee BC4 chromosome 17, palm_55x_up_171113_PBpolish2nd_filt_p, whole genome shotgun sequence genome contains a region encoding:
- the LOC103716730 gene encoding F-box protein At5g39250-like — translation MTKDWSHGEVLKALFPLLDGKDLASCMLVCRQWRDIAKEDYVWKCICAKRWPSICRRPLPALSYFKLFKTFSGNQRPQPLLPPRLSFNDLEFYIDLWSEKKLIFSEAISGSMLRTGIKNPPPGISDILKVHLDGPDYKMIVQAEPRFTITLGSTISVSVLVGRKDTNQIACIVRDSFFDYVDGSAFRALAYAYLNFSPGHPFISEIRAWVSLLFVANGNDNAIDVFGIEIDFCDAASKEHEVLWLLDMLDWK, via the coding sequence ATGACCAAAGATTGGTCGCATGGTGAAGTTTTAAAGGCACTCTTTCCTCTACTAGATGGTAAAGACCTGGCCTCGTGCATGCTGGTATGCCGTCAGTGGAGAGACATTGCTAAGGAGGACTACGTTTGGAAGTGCATTTGTGCCAAGAGATGGCCTTCTATCTGCAGAAGACCTCTTCCTGCCCTTAGCTACTTCAAGCTTTTCAAAACCTTCTCCGGAAACCAGCGCCCTCAGCCTCTTCTTCCACCAAGGTTATCCTTCAATGATTTAGAATTCTACATCGATCTTTGGTCTGAAAAAAAGCTGATCTTCTCGGAAGCCATCTCAGGCTCTATGCTCCGGACAGGGAtaaaaaacccacctcccggCATATCTGATATCCTCAAGGTACACCTTGATGGCCCTGATTACAAGATGATAGTGCAAGCAGAGCCAAGGTTCACCATTACTTTGGGAAGTACCATCAGTGTGTCCGTTCTTGTGGGTCGAAAGGATACCAATCAGATTGCATGCATCGTAAGAGACTCTTTCTTTGATTATGTTGATGGCAGTGCCTTCAGAGCACTTGCCTATGCCTATCTCAATTTTTCACCCGGACATCCATTCATATCTGAAATTAGAGCTTGGGTGTCCTTGCTATTTGTGGCCAATGGCAATGACAATGCCATTGATGTGTTTGGGATTGAGATAGACTTTTGTGATGCTGCAAGCAAAGAGCACGAAGTATTGTGGCTTCTAGACATGCTTGATTGGAAATGA